The Populus trichocarpa isolate Nisqually-1 chromosome 11, P.trichocarpa_v4.1, whole genome shotgun sequence genome has a segment encoding these proteins:
- the LOC7484551 gene encoding myb family transcription factor IPN2 translates to MPSALMQTHDREPPCFQRESNHLLITTDPKPRLRWTLELHERFVDAVTLLGGPDKATPKAIMRIMGVKGLTLYHLKSHLQKFRLGKQPQNYLNEQAIRDATGHLKNLQDAATARIFGDGLNKNIHRNEVLGTQIQAQRTLDEQLKVKHHLQKRIDAQRKYMQTILENAYRTVSAENRLFDDQRVVSEMGNMKEIVSASNFPPIQDLQTYGDHSHDGFLPTDDSMSSCTIPMISYDNMQLQHITLAPCLASEEELHQMSYN, encoded by the exons ATGCCCTCAGCACTGATGCAAACACATGATAGGGAGCCACCCTGCTTTCAAAGAGAAAGCAACCATCTTCTGATCACAACAGACCCCAAGCCTCGTCTCCGATGGACTCTCGAGCTTCATGAACGATTTGTCGATGCTGTCACCCTGCTTGGAGGACCAGACA AGGCCACACCTAAGGCCATTATGAGAATTATGGGAGTTAAGGGTCTGACCCTTTATCACTTGAAGAGCCACCTTCAG AAATTTAGGCTTGGAAAGCAACCACAGAACTATCTTAATGAACAGGCAATTAGAGATG CAACTGGTCATCTAAAAAACCTACAGGATGCTGCTACAGCCAGAATCTTCGGTGATGGCTTGAACAA GAACATCCACCGAAACGAAGTGCTTGGAACGCAAATACAAGCACAGAGGACTTTAGATGAGCAATTAAAG GTAAAGCACCACCTTCAAAAGAGAATTGATGCACAGAGAAAGTATATGCAAACAATTCTAGAAAACGCGTACAGAACAGTCTCTGCAGAAAATAGGCTTTTTGATGATCAACGAGTTGTATCAGAAATGGGCAACATGAAAGAAATAGTTTCTGCTTCAAACTTTCCACCTATACAGGACTTGCAAACTTATGGGGATCATTCTCATGATGGATTTCTGCCAACTGATGATAGCATGAGTAGCTGCACAATCCCCATGATTTCATATGATAATATGCAGCTACAACATATAACATTAGCACCATGTCTAGCATCAGAAGAGGAGCTACATCAAATGTCTTACAATTGA
- the LOC7485422 gene encoding uncharacterized protein LOC7485422 yields MEMEQLLSMGFPSELAAQALAATGGKSTVKATEWILSQTSHPHPNNSPNGSSFQQPKLDRFFHFPSSKPKQEPSSPSNSPTQTTTAPPPPPPHHQVLSAQTPPPSKRPKVFAPSPPSNPHNHTISNDEPLAERMRPRTIDDVIGQDLLLSQNSLLRSAIRCSRIPSIILWGPPGTGKTSIARAIVTSANSQGSSSYRFVSLSAVTCGVKDVRDAFEDARKFKLKNSKRTVLFLDEVHRFNKSQQDSFLPVIEDGTIVFIGATTENPSFHLVTPLLSRCRVLTLSPLKPHHVQTILKRAVNDPDKGLSKSLGSLRVDVSEDAVEFLSTNCDGDARVALNALEISAVAAAARVGSDGDLRLASVALDDAKEALQSKHLAYDRAGEEHYNLISALHKSMRGSDADASIYWLVRMLEGGEQPLYIARRLVRFASEDVGLADPLALNQAVACYQACHFLGMPECNVILAQCVAYLALAPKSISVYRAMGAAQKVVRESVGQNEGVPLHLRNAPTKLMKELGYGKDYIYTPDNPTANQSFLPPSLQGYKFLDWPASNANNG; encoded by the coding sequence ATGGAGATGGAGCAGCTACTGAGCATGGGTTTTCCTAGTGAATTGGCGGCTCAAGCTCTGGCCGCCACCGGTGGCAAATCAACAGTGAAAGCCACCGAGTGGATTCTCTCCCAAACATCTCATCCTCATCCCAATAATAGCCCAAATGGATCATCATTCCAGCAGCCAAAACTAGACCGCTTCTTTCATTTCCCATCATCAAAACCAAAACAAGAACCCTCCTCCCCCTCCAATTCCCCCACCCAAACAACCAccgcaccaccaccaccaccacctcatCATCAAGTACTATCAGCCCAAACTCCTCCCCCTTCTAAACGTCCCAAAGTATTCGCTCCATCACCCCCCTCAAATCCACATAATCATACTATCAGCAATGATGAGCCCTTGGCCGAACGCATGCGGCCTCGCACCATTGATGATGTTATCGGCCAGGACCTCCTTCTTTCCCAAAACTCCCTCCTCCGCTCTGCTATTCGTTGCAGCCGCATCCCTTCTATCATCCTCTGGGGCCCACCTGGAACTGGTAAGACATCCATTGCTCGTGCCATTGTCACTTCTGCTAACTCTCAGGGCTCTTCCTCCTACCGTTTTGTCTCTTTGTCTGCTGTTACTTGTGGGGTTAAGGATGTTAGGGATGCTTTTGAGGATGCTAGGAAATTTAAACTCAAGAATAGTAAAAGGACTGTTCTTTTTCTAGATGAGGTTCATAGGTTTAACAAGTCCCAGCAGGATTCTTTCTTGCCTGTTATTGAAGACGGTACCATTGTGTTTATTGGGGCCACTACTGAGAATCCTTCTTTTCATTTGGTTACGCCATTGCTTTCTCGCTGTAGGGTTCTCACGCTTAGCCCTTTAAAGCCTCACCATGTTCAAACCATTTTGAAGCGCGCGGTGAATGATCCTGACAAGGGATTGTCCAAGAGCTTAGGGAGTTTGAGAGTTGATGTGAGTGAGGACGCTGTTGAATTTTTATCCACGAATTGCGATGGTGATGCACGTGTGGCGTTGAATGCCTTGGAAATTTCTGCTGTAGCTGCAGCTGCCCGAGTGGGAAGTGATGGTGATTTGAGGTTGGCCAGTGTTGCATTGGATGATGCCAAGGAGGCGCTTCAGAGCAAGCATCTTGCTTATGATAGAGCAGGGGAAGAGCATTACAATCTCATCAGTGCACTTCACAAGTCTATGAGAGGAAGTGATGCAGATGCATCCATTTATTGGTTGGTGAGGATGTTGGAAGGAGGCGAACAGCCTCTTTATATTGCGAGGCGTTTGGTAAGGTTTGCAAGTGAGGATGTTGGCTTGGCTGATCCTTTAGCACTTAACCAGGCTGTTGCTTGCTACCAAGCTTGCCATTTCTTGGGCATGCCTGAGTGCAATGTGATTCTTGCTCAGTGTGTAGCTTACTTGGCTTTGGCTCCAAAATCCATTTCTGTCTATCGAGCAATGGGGGCTGCACAGAAGGTTGTTAGAGAATCTGTTGGACAAAACGAGGGAGTGCCGCTTCATTTGAGAAACGCGCCTACCAAGTTGATGAAAGAGCTTGGGTATGGGAAGGACTATATCTACACTCCTGATAACCCCACCGCAAACCAGAGCTTTTTACCACCTTCACTCCAGGGCTACAAGTTCCTTGATTGGCCAGCCAGTAATGCCAATAATGgataa